A window from Listeria seeligeri serovar 1/2b str. SLCC3954 encodes these proteins:
- a CDS encoding effector binding domain-containing protein, whose amino-acid sequence MKLQTITQVAKEYEISTRMLRYYEQVGLIKSLRKDNYAYRVYDEGAVIRIRQIIILRKLRIPVKQIINILNNSDAIQVVEIFRQKITQLDNEITALSTVKSILVRFAEEINDKADVHLKLLDDDMLFASINALSFSDNQIKEKESISMDELNKASENLNKLEDKDIRIIYLPPMAIAAAYASGEGCEGKALDMISKFTKENDLLKIKPDARSFGFDCSEVSIEIGENSRIYEVWVSVPDNMEVPAPLLKRTFSGGLYAAHVLRSWDFSDWRWLTEWVDASDKYESDWGAPRWDSPETVFGQGFEETLNFYNFVQKHNSEMGYLQLDLLFPIKEK is encoded by the coding sequence ATGAAACTTCAGACAATTACTCAAGTAGCTAAGGAATATGAAATTTCTACAAGAATGTTACGTTATTACGAACAGGTAGGATTAATAAAAAGTTTGCGAAAAGATAATTATGCATATCGGGTGTATGATGAAGGTGCTGTGATTCGTATACGTCAGATCATAATTTTGCGCAAATTACGTATTCCTGTGAAACAAATCATCAACATACTCAATAATTCCGATGCAATTCAAGTTGTTGAAATTTTCAGACAGAAAATAACGCAACTAGATAATGAAATTACGGCATTATCGACAGTTAAATCTATTTTAGTACGTTTTGCTGAAGAAATTAATGATAAAGCTGATGTACATTTAAAATTACTTGATGATGATATGCTGTTTGCTTCTATAAATGCCCTTTCTTTTTCAGATAACCAAATTAAAGAAAAGGAGAGTATATCAATGGATGAACTCAATAAAGCAAGTGAAAATTTAAATAAACTAGAAGATAAAGATATTCGTATTATTTACTTACCACCTATGGCTATAGCGGCGGCTTATGCTTCAGGAGAGGGGTGTGAGGGAAAAGCATTGGATATGATTAGCAAATTTACAAAAGAGAACGATTTATTGAAAATAAAACCAGATGCTCGAAGCTTTGGCTTTGACTGCTCTGAAGTATCTATTGAGATTGGTGAAAATTCACGCATTTATGAAGTATGGGTATCAGTACCCGATAATATGGAGGTCCCAGCACCACTTTTAAAACGAACATTCAGTGGGGGATTATATGCCGCACATGTGCTGCGGTCATGGGATTTCTCTGATTGGCGATGGTTGACAGAATGGGTTGATGCGAGTGATAAGTATGAAAGCGATTGGGGAGCGCCCCGATGGGATTCACCTGAAACAGTTTTTGGACAAGGATTTGAAGAAACACTAAACTTCTATAATTTTGTTCAGAAACATAATTCTGAAATGGGTTACCTACAACTTGATTTATTATTCCCTATAAAAGAAAAATAA
- a CDS encoding DUF3130 family protein yields the protein MTKIRINKDKMNTHATALGDSAGKLDYYPMKNGNMSYTQTNSIQLFRESLLELLEGIESFGSIAQDDAIRIKQMGEAFAKQDKSISQKMNLEVR from the coding sequence ATGACAAAAATTCGTATTAACAAAGATAAAATGAATACTCATGCAACAGCTCTAGGGGATAGTGCGGGAAAGTTAGATTACTACCCAATGAAAAACGGTAATATGAGCTATACTCAAACTAATTCTATCCAACTTTTTCGGGAATCGTTGCTTGAATTACTTGAGGGAATAGAAAGCTTTGGTTCGATTGCGCAGGATGATGCGATTCGAATTAAACAAATGGGAGAAGCTTTTGCGAAACAAGATAAATCCATCAGTCAAAAGATGAATTTGGAGGTACGTTAA
- a CDS encoding cysteine hydrolase family protein — translation MKQALLVIDIQNDYFKAGKMELVTPEQALKQINRLETHFSERNEPIIYIQHINYQPNPIFFKNGTSGANLHQQLHVNSSSIIVEKQYPNSFFQTTLQETLASLQVKQLVITGMMTHMCVDSTTRASNELGYHPLLISDATATKNLTFDNRTVQAKDVQSSYLAALQNFAEVISTEEYLK, via the coding sequence TTGAAACAGGCACTATTAGTAATTGATATACAAAATGATTATTTTAAAGCTGGAAAAATGGAACTAGTTACTCCTGAACAAGCTTTGAAGCAAATTAATAGACTTGAAACTCATTTCTCGGAAAGAAACGAACCAATAATTTACATTCAACATATAAATTACCAACCAAATCCAATATTTTTTAAAAATGGTACATCTGGAGCGAATTTACATCAACAACTGCACGTGAACTCATCGTCCATTATAGTAGAAAAACAATATCCAAATTCTTTTTTCCAAACTACATTGCAAGAAACGCTAGCTAGCTTGCAGGTGAAACAACTTGTTATTACAGGAATGATGACTCACATGTGTGTGGATTCTACTACTCGCGCAAGTAACGAACTCGGATACCACCCACTCCTAATTTCTGACGCTACGGCTACGAAAAATCTTACATTTGATAATCGAACTGTCCAAGCGAAAGATGTGCAATCTTCTTATTTAGCAGCACTTCAAAATTTCGCTGAGGTCATTTCGACAGAGGAATATTTAAAATAA
- a CDS encoding AsnC family protein, translated as MKGKYIEKIIEILQGNNRLTNKEIGVMIHLTGQACYMLIGHFLHSSKKFQNMVGIVWKLWRIKPHHLN; from the coding sequence ATGAAAGGAAAATACATTGAAAAAATTATCGAAATTCTTCAAGGAAATAATAGGCTTACAAATAAAGAAATTGGTGTGATGATTCATTTAACCGGACAAGCTTGTTATATGCTTATCGGGCATTTCCTACATTCATCCAAGAAATTTCAAAATATGGTAGGCATAGTGTGGAAGTTGTGGCGGATAAAACCGCATCATTTGAATTAG
- a CDS encoding GNAT family N-acetyltransferase encodes MLINKQATKQDYQLILAIWEKSVIATHHFLSAEDRLFYKEQIPLFLDKEDLLLWCDGERVIGFSGTSGRALEMLFLEPDFTGKGFGSQIFCKLMEEKQINQVDVNEQNDRAKVFYLKHGFEVSSKSEKDGFGKAYPILHLRLGK; translated from the coding sequence ATGTTGATCAATAAACAAGCGACTAAGCAAGATTATCAGTTAATTTTAGCTATATGGGAAAAATCAGTTATCGCGACACATCATTTTTTATCTGCGGAAGATAGGTTGTTTTATAAAGAACAAATTCCTCTTTTTCTAGATAAGGAAGATTTGCTTTTATGGTGCGATGGGGAGCGGGTAATTGGGTTTAGCGGGACAAGTGGGAGAGCGCTGGAGATGTTATTTCTTGAGCCGGATTTCACCGGAAAAGGTTTTGGAAGCCAGATTTTTTGCAAGCTGATGGAGGAAAAACAAATAAATCAAGTCGATGTTAATGAACAAAATGATAGGGCAAAAGTATTTTATTTAAAACATGGTTTTGAAGTTAGTTCAAAAAGTGAAAAAGATGGGTTTGGTAAAGCTTATCCGATACTTCATTTGAGGCTTGGAAAATGA
- a CDS encoding MepB family protein encodes MRYQALLEAEFGAFEIVQYEKQNKEYQGMVIKTAKDGCTIRTRLAKKTEKKEGYFVAFWEKNNQNTNVAFDEKDSPDFLCIVVNDEDLQGLFVIPKQVLVEKGILRSESTKGKMAVRFYPAWCQNLNKTAKKTQKWQLDFFKDYS; translated from the coding sequence ATGAGGTATCAAGCACTTTTAGAAGCGGAATTTGGGGCATTTGAAATAGTTCAATATGAGAAGCAAAATAAGGAATATCAAGGCATGGTGATAAAAACAGCGAAAGATGGTTGTACTATTCGCACACGTTTAGCTAAGAAAACGGAGAAAAAAGAAGGTTACTTTGTCGCTTTTTGGGAGAAAAATAACCAAAATACGAATGTTGCTTTTGATGAAAAAGATAGTCCGGATTTTTTATGTATTGTAGTTAACGATGAAGATTTGCAAGGGTTGTTTGTTATACCGAAGCAAGTTTTAGTGGAAAAAGGTATTTTGAGGAGTGAAAGCACAAAAGGGAAGATGGCTGTTAGGTTTTACCCTGCGTGGTGCCAAAATTTAAATAAAACAGCCAAGAAAACGCAAAAATGGCAGTTGGATTTTTTTAAAGATTATTCTTGA
- a CDS encoding DUF4303 domain-containing protein, protein MKMDILNIVNFAINGVEKFLSENPDLTFYAFAFDCNVEDAEINLCLNTEEAFSETLAFYQSGKYAEQYQTEERKQDLKYNTGDWKYQCFDTFYVLNEEELTAIFNEIYPNEVEDDYQSWVNFTNELLVEFTKSLIAFSNTETFKNIPKTGDFQFFCIDHEEEVEAAIKRIKTLKTL, encoded by the coding sequence ATGAAAATGGACATACTAAACATTGTTAATTTTGCTATTAACGGTGTGGAAAAATTTTTAAGCGAAAATCCAGATTTAACATTTTATGCGTTTGCTTTTGATTGCAATGTGGAGGATGCTGAAATCAACTTATGTTTGAACACTGAGGAAGCTTTTTCTGAAACTTTAGCGTTCTATCAGAGTGGAAAATATGCGGAACAGTATCAAACAGAAGAACGGAAGCAAGATTTAAAATATAATACCGGAGATTGGAAGTACCAATGTTTCGATACGTTTTATGTTTTAAATGAGGAAGAATTAACTGCTATTTTTAATGAAATTTATCCGAATGAAGTAGAGGATGATTATCAGTCTTGGGTAAATTTTACAAATGAGTTGTTGGTCGAATTCACGAAAAGTTTGATTGCTTTTTCTAATACAGAGACATTTAAAAATATTCCTAAAACTGGTGATTTTCAGTTTTTCTGTATTGATCATGAGGAAGAAGTGGAAGCGGCTATCAAGCGAATAAAAACGCTGAAAACCTTATGA
- a CDS encoding NAD(P)H-dependent oxidoreductase gives MQTTIITGHPYSKSFNHALVKEIQEKTKGEIINLIEDKFNPAMLSEDLAGFSKGLAHDPLVTKYQEILQNTDKLIFVMPIWWYDLPAIYKGFLDKVMLKDFAYTENKGRLVGKLTHIQEVIIITTSEAPKWYIQYFAGNPIKALKNRVFKDIGLKKVSWIHQGNIKTVSNEKRAAFVKKSIEVVS, from the coding sequence ATGCAAACAACAATTATTACCGGTCACCCCTACTCGAAAAGTTTCAATCATGCACTTGTAAAGGAAATCCAAGAAAAAACAAAGGGTGAAATTATCAATTTAATTGAAGATAAATTCAACCCGGCGATGCTCTCAGAAGATCTAGCTGGCTTTTCAAAAGGCCTTGCCCACGATCCACTCGTAACGAAATATCAAGAAATCCTACAAAATACGGATAAACTAATATTTGTGATGCCAATTTGGTGGTATGATTTACCAGCTATTTATAAAGGATTTTTAGATAAAGTAATGCTTAAAGATTTTGCCTATACCGAAAATAAAGGACGTTTAGTTGGAAAATTGACGCATATTCAGGAAGTTATAATTATCACCACCTCAGAAGCACCAAAATGGTATATCCAATATTTCGCAGGTAATCCTATAAAAGCGTTGAAGAATCGTGTTTTCAAAGATATTGGACTAAAAAAAGTATCATGGATTCATCAAGGAAACATAAAAACTGTCTCTAATGAAAAAAGAGCAGCATTTGTGAAAAAATCTATTGAAGTAGTTAGTTGA
- a CDS encoding MerR family transcriptional regulator, translating to MALNTIKFLADKLNISASSIRYYEKHGLLDIKRENNRYRIYDDSDEQQLKLILIMKYAGFTLKEINELLSLNDNSIPEQDCIERTNDLLLNKKAEILLKIENYKKVVELIDLMQPLATAETSEENSVELDNLINTIFNNKIKEK from the coding sequence ATAGCCCTGAATACAATCAAATTTTTAGCAGATAAATTAAACATTTCTGCGTCTTCTATAAGATATTACGAAAAACATGGTTTACTTGATATCAAACGAGAAAATAATCGTTATCGAATATATGATGATTCCGATGAGCAGCAACTAAAACTCATTTTGATAATGAAATATGCTGGCTTTACCCTTAAAGAAATCAATGAATTACTCTCTCTGAATGATAACTCCATCCCTGAACAAGATTGCATCGAGCGAACGAACGATTTACTTTTGAATAAAAAAGCAGAAATATTATTAAAAATCGAGAATTATAAAAAAGTGGTTGAGCTAATAGATTTGATGCAGCCACTAGCAACCGCTGAAACAAGCGAAGAAAATAGCGTCGAACTTGATAATCTCATTAATACGATTTTCAATAATAAAATAAAGGAGAAATAA
- a CDS encoding ABC transporter ATP-binding protein/permease, which yields MIDKRLFQLVEKKSLVLLILFRVISLGFMIILWFVFAQQLTNYLNGQSIDWLFLVGTVLLVLIGKSVLTKLMEKQIYKASAELRLSMRRAVMSKAFRLGNNEGQLPASTLTQLAVDGIEQLEIYYARFLPQLFYCLIASLMIFLSLVGFAWVPAVVLLICMPMIPVVIMAVMKIAKRILSGYWSDYTNLGTKFHENLSGFSILKAYDQDKYKQEEIATDAERFRKATMSLLSMQLNSITIMDIISYSGAALGIGIALIEFTGGTISTTGMLMFLLLSAEFFIPMRQLGSLFHVAMNGISACSRLFSYLELPEQVYGKDKLEKALEKINVHDLSYTYDKEKTAALQGVSASFQQGTFSALVGKSGSGKSTFARVLLHQLSGYEGELVWNDVRLTDLSGEAIRRQGVLVDNHGYLYADSIRANLLIGNQQASDADLWRVLEKVCLADFVRNLPEQLAETLQEDGSNLSGGQRQRLILARAMLREAELYIFDEITSGVDLESEKIILEVLQDLAREKMVLFISHRLYNVLDADQVLVFEAGKLVEVGAPEQLQRDSNYFKNYFLEEAKLLKGGA from the coding sequence ATGATTGATAAACGTCTCTTCCAATTGGTCGAAAAGAAATCTTTAGTATTACTAATTCTTTTTCGTGTTATCAGTTTGGGATTCATGATTATTCTTTGGTTCGTATTTGCTCAACAATTAACGAATTATTTAAACGGGCAAAGTATTGATTGGTTATTTTTAGTGGGTACGGTTTTACTTGTTTTAATTGGTAAGTCAGTGCTCACGAAATTAATGGAAAAACAAATTTACAAAGCTTCAGCGGAATTACGTTTATCAATGCGCCGCGCTGTCATGTCAAAAGCTTTTCGGTTAGGAAATAATGAAGGTCAATTACCAGCTTCCACTCTAACTCAGCTGGCGGTCGATGGAATTGAACAACTTGAAATTTATTATGCACGCTTTTTACCGCAATTATTTTATTGTTTGATTGCTTCGTTGATGATTTTTTTGAGTTTAGTTGGTTTTGCTTGGGTGCCGGCAGTGGTGCTTCTTATTTGTATGCCGATGATTCCAGTAGTGATTATGGCTGTGATGAAAATTGCGAAGAGGATTTTGAGTGGTTATTGGTCTGATTATACGAACTTAGGGACTAAATTTCATGAAAACTTAAGTGGTTTTAGTATTTTAAAAGCGTATGATCAAGATAAATATAAACAAGAAGAGATTGCAACAGATGCGGAACGTTTTCGTAAAGCGACGATGAGTTTATTGTCAATGCAGCTAAATTCGATTACGATTATGGATATTATTTCGTATAGCGGGGCAGCTCTAGGGATTGGAATAGCTTTAATTGAGTTTACAGGTGGAACTATTAGTACAACGGGAATGTTGATGTTTCTATTATTAAGTGCGGAGTTTTTTATTCCGATGCGCCAATTGGGCTCACTTTTTCATGTGGCGATGAATGGGATTAGTGCTTGTAGCAGATTGTTTAGTTATTTGGAATTACCAGAGCAAGTTTATGGGAAAGATAAGCTTGAGAAAGCTTTAGAAAAAATCAATGTTCATGATTTGTCTTATACATATGACAAAGAAAAAACTGCTGCGCTTCAAGGGGTATCAGCTAGTTTTCAGCAAGGGACTTTTTCTGCGTTAGTTGGGAAGTCGGGCTCTGGGAAAAGTACTTTTGCGAGGGTATTATTGCATCAATTGTCTGGGTATGAAGGGGAGCTTGTTTGGAATGATGTGAGACTTACGGATTTGAGTGGGGAGGCGATTCGAAGGCAGGGAGTTTTAGTCGATAATCATGGCTATCTCTACGCTGATAGTATTCGTGCTAATTTATTAATTGGTAACCAACAAGCGAGCGACGCAGATTTGTGGCGTGTGTTGGAGAAAGTTTGTTTAGCGGATTTTGTTAGAAACTTGCCTGAACAATTGGCAGAAACTTTGCAAGAGGATGGGAGTAACTTATCTGGTGGTCAGAGGCAGCGACTTATACTTGCGCGCGCGATGCTACGAGAAGCAGAACTGTATATTTTTGATGAAATTACTTCTGGTGTGGACTTAGAAAGTGAAAAAATCATTCTGGAGGTGCTGCAAGATTTGGCGCGGGAAAAGATGGTGCTCTTTATTTCGCACCGGTTATACAATGTTTTAGATGCGGACCAAGTGTTAGTGTTTGAAGCTGGGAAATTGGTAGAAGTTGGCGCTCCTGAACAGTTACAACGAGATTCTAATTATTTTAAGAATTACTTTTTAGAAGAAGCAAAGTTACTGAAAGGGGGCGCTTAA
- a CDS encoding amino acid ABC transporter ATP-binding/permease protein: MSEWKIIRWLLSFVKPLRMRMFLAILLGIISNLSVIAISLIGAYGILAVILGQALNPQKWLVVMVGCGIIRGLARYAEQYLNHDIAFRLLAIIRERIFATLRKLGPARLSGKKSGDLITAITTDVEALEVFFAHTISPVFIALGTTIVTVGYLGTYDVGLALILLLGQVLVGVVLPVISYKRNEQIGADYQREFVGLNQAVMENIASLQDVFQFKLGKQRLAMLNESGQKLNWHYQKKLKQGTQLQILSEWVLIGTAALVLGLGSFWQLPVETVLIGTVLSLSSFGSVLALNGLGTALLTTFASGKRLNALMEEKPTVVFDGQLELTDFENAELDKVSFGYDGNQSILSEVSLDLPKGKWLGIGGESGSGKSTLMKILMRYFDPEGQVSLNEKNLPNLKESSLHQLEGVMEQSTFLFEDTLGNNIRLAKKDATLEEVKDAARKASVDEWIETLPEGYDTKVGGQARNLSDGERQRIGLARLFLHDAPLLLLDEPTSNLDYVNEQAILMTLRSEVNDKTVLVISHRETTLDLAEERLYLEKGKLNRIVE; the protein is encoded by the coding sequence ATGTCCGAGTGGAAGATTATTCGTTGGTTGTTAAGTTTTGTGAAACCTTTGAGGATGCGAATGTTTTTGGCAATTTTACTAGGAATTATTAGTAATTTATCGGTGATTGCGATTTCTTTAATTGGGGCTTATGGTATTTTGGCGGTTATTTTAGGACAAGCACTGAATCCGCAAAAGTGGCTTGTCGTAATGGTGGGCTGTGGAATAATTCGTGGGCTGGCGAGGTATGCGGAACAGTATTTAAATCACGATATTGCTTTTCGATTACTAGCGATTATTCGGGAACGAATTTTTGCTACGCTTAGAAAACTTGGGCCTGCACGTTTATCTGGTAAAAAAAGTGGCGACTTAATTACGGCGATTACAACCGATGTGGAAGCTTTGGAAGTGTTTTTTGCGCATACTATTTCACCAGTTTTTATTGCACTTGGTACGACGATTGTGACAGTGGGCTATTTAGGAACTTATGATGTTGGTTTGGCGTTAATACTTTTACTTGGACAAGTTTTAGTTGGTGTCGTTTTGCCGGTAATAAGTTACAAACGAAATGAGCAGATTGGAGCGGATTATCAAAGGGAATTTGTGGGGCTAAATCAAGCCGTGATGGAAAATATTGCTAGTTTACAAGATGTTTTTCAATTTAAGTTAGGGAAACAGCGCTTAGCAATGTTAAATGAGAGCGGGCAAAAGTTGAATTGGCATTATCAAAAGAAATTAAAACAGGGGACTCAGCTACAAATTTTGAGTGAGTGGGTTTTGATTGGAACTGCGGCTTTGGTTTTAGGGTTAGGAAGTTTCTGGCAATTACCAGTGGAAACTGTTTTAATTGGGACAGTCTTAAGTTTAAGTTCTTTTGGGTCGGTGTTAGCGTTAAATGGCTTAGGAACAGCTTTGTTAACTACTTTTGCTAGTGGGAAGCGATTGAATGCTTTAATGGAAGAAAAGCCAACTGTTGTTTTTGACGGTCAGCTAGAATTAACGGATTTTGAAAACGCAGAACTCGATAAAGTAAGTTTTGGCTATGACGGCAACCAGTCAATTTTGAGTGAGGTGTCGCTTGATCTGCCAAAAGGAAAATGGTTGGGAATTGGTGGAGAAAGTGGTAGTGGAAAAAGTACGTTGATGAAAATCCTAATGCGATATTTTGATCCAGAAGGGCAAGTTAGCTTAAATGAAAAAAATCTTCCAAACCTTAAAGAATCATCGTTGCATCAACTTGAAGGCGTGATGGAACAAAGCACGTTCTTATTTGAAGATACACTTGGAAATAATATTCGGTTAGCGAAAAAGGATGCGACTTTGGAAGAAGTAAAAGATGCCGCGAGAAAAGCCTCCGTAGACGAGTGGATTGAAACTTTGCCAGAAGGATATGATACGAAAGTTGGCGGGCAAGCACGGAATTTATCTGATGGGGAACGCCAACGAATTGGACTGGCGAGATTATTTCTTCATGATGCACCGCTTTTACTGCTCGATGAACCAACGAGTAATTTGGATTATGTAAATGAGCAGGCGATTTTGATGACATTACGATCGGAAGTTAATGATAAGACTGTTTTGGTGATTTCTCACCGCGAGACGACACTGGATTTAGCGGAAGAGCGGCTTTATTTGGAGAAAGGAAAGTTGAATAGGATTGTAGAATAA
- a CDS encoding putative quinol monooxygenase, with translation MKNDNYLYCTAVIQTTGKVPYEQLVEHLAELSEKTIAEAGCIMFKVVPLEKATGRFALWEIWKNQAAFYAHHKQTYTKEFFQAELDTIEFFESSEKVEL, from the coding sequence ATGAAAAATGATAATTATTTATATTGTACTGCGGTTATTCAAACAACTGGAAAAGTGCCTTACGAGCAACTCGTGGAACACTTGGCAGAATTAAGTGAGAAAACCATAGCAGAAGCTGGATGTATCATGTTTAAAGTGGTTCCATTAGAAAAAGCAACAGGTCGGTTTGCACTATGGGAAATCTGGAAAAACCAAGCTGCTTTTTATGCACATCACAAGCAAACTTACACAAAAGAATTTTTCCAAGCCGAACTTGATACGATAGAATTTTTCGAAAGCTCCGAAAAAGTGGAATTGTGA
- a CDS encoding MerR family transcriptional regulator, whose amino-acid sequence MYIKEFSIKTGLSIDTLRYYEEEKLLIPARNEKNYRVYTEEDYCWVQLLLKMKQTSMTLANIKEFAKLQKLGDASLPERIWILDEHLGELFQQQTNLMETITFVSEKMESYQKKVVK is encoded by the coding sequence ATGTATATCAAAGAATTTTCGATTAAAACGGGGCTTTCCATTGATACGCTTCGATATTATGAGGAAGAAAAATTATTAATACCAGCGCGAAATGAAAAAAATTACCGGGTTTATACGGAGGAAGATTATTGCTGGGTGCAGTTATTGCTTAAGATGAAACAAACGAGTATGACACTTGCGAATATTAAGGAATTTGCGAAGTTACAGAAGCTCGGGGATGCATCATTGCCGGAGAGAATTTGGATTTTAGATGAGCATCTGGGCGAGCTTTTTCAGCAACAAACTAATTTAATGGAAACGATTACCTTTGTATCTGAAAAAATGGAGAGCTACCAAAAAAAGGTAGTGAAATAA
- a CDS encoding inorganic pyrophosphatase, whose translation MKMKKLKLKITVDRPIGYTDEFGNIYPINYGFVSGIIGGDDEEQDVYIISSKVDRPLKSFTGELVAVITRKDDVEEKWVVTSKEEQLTLEEIKNTVHFIEQYFDSDIEMID comes from the coding sequence ATGAAAATGAAAAAATTAAAGCTGAAAATCACCGTTGACAGACCGATTGGCTACACAGATGAGTTTGGTAACATTTACCCGATAAATTACGGCTTTGTGAGCGGGATTATTGGTGGCGATGACGAAGAACAAGATGTTTACATTATTTCCAGTAAAGTTGATAGGCCGTTGAAAAGTTTTACAGGAGAGCTAGTTGCCGTAATTACGAGAAAAGATGACGTGGAGGAAAAATGGGTAGTGACTTCCAAAGAGGAACAACTTACTTTAGAAGAAATTAAAAATACTGTTCATTTCATCGAACAGTATTTTGATTCGGATATTGAAATGATTGATTAG